Below is a genomic region from Triticum dicoccoides isolate Atlit2015 ecotype Zavitan chromosome 5A, WEW_v2.0, whole genome shotgun sequence.
AAACAAGTTCAGTCAGCGGTCAGCGCCAAATGAAATCATGGTAAACCAAGTACTAGCTTGTACACAGGAGGATTATGATTCACCTCTGCGATTTTGCGCCTGACATGTGTCGTGTCCCACGGGAGGTTTTGAGTTGGCACCACCCTAGCCTGTTTCACTTCTCCAATCAGTTCATGCGAGAGGTTTCATAAAACAAAGTTAAGAAAAATGAAGACAGGCATCTCTCACCTTCATCACACCGTACTGCTTAGGAACAGTGCCTGGGATGGTGTGCCAAGTATAAGTCTGCCGAGTTTGCCAGCTGTGAAGAACCTTATTCTTGGATGCACGGACAGATCAGGATTGACAAACACAGAGCAGTCAACAGAGTCAAAGTGGAGCGCCTGCGCGAAAACAAAGCACGCTCATCAACTCGTTATAGCCTAACAAAAAACTAACAGCCCTGATGGCGCTGCCAAATCCTACTCACCTGCAACACTAATACGCATCCGTACACGTGGGGCATCCTCCTTTCTCTTAAAATATTCTTGCATCTTGTTGCCGCGCGGAGTAGTTCACTGTGTATGTATTTCCCCTAGTTCACCTTATGCAGGTTCGAGGGGTCCATGCATATCTCATATGCTTCCCCTGGGATTGTTGTTCTTTTGTCCCTAGGACTGAAACAAGTGGCAATGCAAAGCATGGCAAAACCAACCTGGGTTCGGACTCTGTCTTCCTCGAAAAAGGGGTTTTGGCATGGTTTCTTGAGAGCCCACCACAGGTCAGCGGGCGTCAGATACAGAGGGAGATCTTCTAAATCTAGCATCCCCCTAATCTTCTTGATTTGGTCTGACGTGGGTGCAGCATATGTGTTTTCTATGTCGATCTCTCCCCCGACAGGCGTGCCTAAGATGTTGTGAATGTCAATCACGTTTAAAGTGATGTAGACGCCTTCTTCTATCTTAAGGGCAGAGCACTCGGCATCGGTGTTCAGTAACAAGTTCCAGGAGAACTCACGGTCCATGTGCGTGAAGTTGTCTACGTTTAGCATCCCCCCGAGCCCAATATCCACTACGGCCGCTCTCTGGTCGGCCGTAAATTGAACTACTACTTCATAAACATCTTTTGGAGCGAAACAACTATCTACATGGATCTTGGCCCCCTTGGATTTCTTCCTAGACTCGTATACCCTCAACCATGATTTAGTCCTATGCGGGTATCTTTTTTCATACGCATCTAGATCATCGGACATCTAGCGAACGAAATAACAGATGAGAAACAAGCAAGGACACACGCACAAtgggggagaagaagaagagagcaagaaaaAACATATCAGTAAGCAACCAAAGGCAGAGCGACGATTAAGTGGAGGGAACGGAAAGAATGCTCACCCCGTCGTCGTTCGCCGCTCCCAGCGGCAGGCACTGTTCCAGCTCGGCACTGCCAGTCCGAGAAGAAGCAGAGAGCTTGCTCTTGCACTGGTTGAAGCTCTCCTTCTACCGAGCTAGCTTGCCGGGGACGCGTTTCTTATGGAAGCAGTGCAGCGAGCAAGGACGATGAAGTAATGGCTGACTAAACAGGCCTCTGCCTAGCCGTCAACTCGAGCAGCCACGGAGGCAAAGCATCATGATGGCCCCTGTACACACCGGCAGTGGATTCAAAGCAGCTCCCTCTCCGCTGTCCATCCCCTCGCGAGCAGCGTACGACCCAGCCATGCCGTTACGTAGCGCCGAAAGCGAGGGCCACTGCTGCCGCGGGCACACGTGATCGATCCTCGCCGGCTCTCATTTAGCCTGTCCCTGGCATTAAACGTTTTTTAGGCAGCTAGTCGGTGAAAAAAATGCTGAACCCGGGCTTTAACTCGCTCTTACTACAGCAGTATCATGAAGAAGCAGCTGGTGTCTTCATGAGGCGAGACCCATCGGAGCAACCAGCGGTAGCAACGTAGCACAAGCAACTAGTCATGGCTGGGGCAAGCTGTGTATACGTCTGTCCACAATGTACCACATCGCATTTTGAAAATAATGGTGGAACTGTTCCCATGCCCCGGCCACATCACACACGTTGAGTCGCCCTGCTCATACCATGATCGCCCCCATTAGGGATAAAAAAATGAAACGAGGTCAAGACGCATGGGGCGCTACGAAGTTGATGTTATTTTTTCTCTGTGGTATTTTGCGTGGCAAATTTGGGTTCGAATTCTTTTTACACACCTTTTTATCTCTTTGGATGATAATAATAATAAGGAATTTTTTTCGACCATGCGACTTGATGATTGTAACACCTCGATATATCTATTAAATGAAATTCTTTTATCTGAAAAAATGGGGACTTGTTGCAAGGAAGAGTTGCATCTCTTTCGTCTATAATTCTCCATTCTCCCACATCGTTTTATTGTCTTCGGTTAATTATTTACACTTATTTCAAAAAAATCGTTGTTCCTACCTTATCAACCTCGCTTCCCTCCACTAACTATGAAAAAGTAGACAGCACGGCCCTGCTCAAGGACAGGTCCACTGCCCACGACAGTGCTCATGGATGGTAGTTGCGTATTGGTAGAGTCTGGTTGTAGAAGTGATTTCTTCTATAAAAAACACTTCGGAAGCAATTAGAAGAAGGATCATGTTCACGACGAGTGGTTTTATCTATTCCGATGATAGTTCTCAAACGATGGAATTTTTTCAATCGTGCAGCTTGTATCTAGAAAGGGTTTCATATTTTTCGGTGATAATTATGCTTTATCTGCCATCACTAAACGCCAAGGCATTGTGGGTATAGTACGCTAGGGATAGTTTTTTTCCTCTTCCGTTAATTGCTTACACCTCGATATATCTATTCAATGAAAAGTCCTTTATCTGATAAAGTGGGACTTGCATCTCTTCCGTCCATAATTCTCCATTCTCCCACATCTCTAAACGGCAAGGCATTGTGGGGATAGTTGGTTTGGAAATATGTTTTATTGTCTTTCTATAATTATTTACACTTATTCCAAAAAATCGTTGTTCGGTGGTATAGCTTGATTGTGAAAGTGATTGCTTTTAATTGAATAACATTCTAAGCAATTGGAAAAAAGTTCGCGCCAAGGCGAGCGGTTGCAAATTTCATTTTTAGAAAAAACACAATACAATATATGTGTACACAATCAGCGACTGACGATAGTTGGGCTTTTTTTTTCAACCGTTCAATTTTTTAGAATCATGCCACGATAAAAATATGTGTACACAATTTTTTGCACTCCTACGATAAAAATGACATGATGATAGTGTTCAGTCATTTTATAACACCAAGTTTATAAAACCCATTCAAGAACATCACACGCACAACCCCGCACGACACAACATTTTTATTGGATGATGGGTGGATACATCGGAGCACGCAGGCAAACTTCTGAAACGGGGTGGGGGTGCGTACAGCCCCAGACAGGATGCTACTGGGCCTTACAAGTATTTGGGCCTCTTGCACGCAAGGTTATCAACCTCGCCGTCATTTCTCCCATGAGGCCCATGCCCGCTTGTACAGCACAACGGTCAAGAGTCGGTCGACAGATGGTTCAGGTTCTATCTCTTCCACTGGATCGAGGCAAGCGACTGGATCGTTCTCGCCAAATCCTTCGGTCAAATCATACGGTTCTTCTGTGGAGGCCGGGCAGGCTGCCAATTCCGTCTCATCCTTTCTTTGAATCTCCCTTGGCTGTACCCAAAAAAAACAGCATGCAACTGTAGTGACTCATCGTAACTGCAGGTTTTCTGGCAGAAAGAATACTGGACAAACCATCAGGAAATGTGTAGTCGTATCGTGTGCTTACATTCGTTTTGCCACAATCTCCGCCCTGTATTGCAATCTGCCCATCGGTACTCCCAGATCGAAGCTCACGCTGCACGCATGTAGCAACAAAGAATGTGATATGCAGAGGAAGAGACGGGGGTTGCGGGGACAGAAGGTAGACGAACCTATGGTGTCTCCGGGCAAATGatactactctctctctctctcgctcgagtacGCTGAGCTAGAGCTCGACATGACTACCGAGTGTGTGATGCCACCAGGATGAGCTTTGGAAGGCTTTATAGACAGGGGGATAGCGCGCGGCAGAAGTTATGAATTCCTACATTTCGAAGCAGGAGTTTTCATCACGTACATGTGCATCTAGATACGTTCAGACAGCTGGATACACATTTTCATTGTTCAAACACGTTTGATAGATTATATAAAACGCAAGTACGTATGTTCAGACAGCACAACACATGTGCATCTAGATACGTTCAGACAGCACGCCCATACCTAAGCAAATGTTACACGGGGGAATCAGCGTACGAAATTCACCGTCTAATGTGAAGGAGGGACACCGGGCATCATCGAGACGAGAGGCTTGCTGCAAGTCGTCCTTCGGTGCCCTGGAACCCCGCATTTGCCGTATGTGgccaccttcctttcctttttggggATGTCACCTTGATCAGGGCAAGTGTTGGCTTTGTGACCTTTGCCCCTGCAGATGGAACAGAACCTAGATCTCTTGGCGATGTCTTTCTCATAAGGAGCTTTATCACGGCTAGTGGTTGGCCGGCCTTGTTTGTTTTTTCTTTCCGGGGCAAGCAGTTCTTGTTCAACATTGGGCATTAGGCTGGACGCGGCTTCAGAGAAATCTGAATTGTACCCATCACCATTTGGGCATGATGCTTCTGAGGCCTGGCTAATTGGAGGATGCACAGACACAGACGCGGCATCGCGTGATTTAGTTCGATTGCCTTCCACACTTCTTACGGAGCAAGATGTCTTTCCGTTGAAAAACTTTGAGTTTGGACCGCCAAGAACTACATTGTTGGATACCTGTTGCTCAACGACGCCAAGGCCGTCATTGAACGCGCACACCTCGGCGCCTCTTGTTCTAAGTTCAACCAGGCCTGTCATCATAAACTCAGAAGCCGCCGGGTTCCTGTCCCCCATATTTGCAACCTCCAGGGCAGTGATGTACAGAGCAGAATGCCTGAAAGTGGGCGCATCCGGCAGACCCATGTCTTGTTGATAGTGCTTCAGATGCGCTGGCAGGTTGTCTCTACCGTGTATGCTCCACCTTTTCAATATATGCCTCGAAGGTATCTGCTTCAGGCGTAGTAGAACCATCACCTGCTCATCATGAAGACAATTGTGAAGTCGTCGAAAATAAAGCACCTATCAATGTATATTGATCATAAAAATGGTCGCGTGAAACTAACCTATAGCGAGTGACAGCAAACCATGCCCATGTGCTCAAACAGACCGCAAATGCACGAGAAATAACCAAGGTTATTAGACACGTTGACTTCAAACCGGCACTTGAACCACTTCTCACAGAGCTCGGCTCTCTGGTGTGTCACTATGTATTTCTGCTTCTCTATGATTTCTTCGACATCATACATTCCAGATTCATATAGTATGCCACCAAAAATCTCAAACATCCTCCTGGTATATATCTTGCTTGCGTGTACTTCAAGAGAGGTGTTCACCTTCAGCACAGCATGACTCTGTTTGGAAGAAAAAAGATATCATTTTTCACAGCGAGTCTGAGTAAGCAATTGGTCATGGCATACAAGAAGAAATTCTCACCAGTCTAGTACGTTTCTCCTGGAATCCTTCCTCCTGTTCTCGGTCAAACTGGAGCTTGTTGTATTGTTTGACAAATAGATTCATTGAGCATGACGGGGGGACATACTGCTTCAGCATATGGTTTGCACTCTCACTCCTGCCAGTGCTAGTTTGGCGAGCACAGAATTTCCCGGCAAAGTAAGGTTTTGCCCACTTCTGCCTAGTCTCGTAGATCTGCACGAGATATGGATTTGTTTTCAGTGAATATTTGTCAAGCAATGCTGCCCAGCCGTCCTCGAATTCATCAATAGTCAGCATCTCATGCACAAGCTTGTGGAATTCAGCCCTGAAATCTGACTTCTTGGTGTAATGAGCACCCaggttttctttggccttcttcagCACGTGCCATTTGCACCAGCGATGCGTGGATTCAGGATACACCTCCTCGATTGCCTTTTCCATGGCTCTAGCTTGATCTATGAAGGAAACATGCAAAAGTCATGCACCCGGTTGGATGTACTAAAGACGATATAAACACAAAAGCGCTCCGGAGACGCCCCCATTACCTATTAGAATTGTAATTGGTTTTTTACCACCCATCATCTTCACGAACTCATCAAAAATCCATTTGGATGTATCCTCGGTCTCGTCTCGCATCAAAACCCCCGcataaagcacactctgaaaatgaTTATTCACCCCCACAAACAAACCAAATGGCATATCATACAGGTTTGTTTTGTATGTCGGGTCGAAGGTGATAACGTCACCGAAGTGATGGTACTGTGTTTTGCTACGCCCGTTCGTCCACATAAGGGTCCGTATCCTACTCTCATCATCTACCTGAATGTTGTATGTGAACTCGCTGTCTTGTGCTTTCATTTCTGAAAAAAATAGCCATTGTCTTTCGCACATCGTCATCAGCTTGCTCCCTGCTAAGCTTCCCACACAGAGTCCTTAAACATCTCTTGGTGAACGGCACATTCTCAACTCTACCAAAAAATGTTGCGATTATACTATAAACCTTGCTCAGATTAACATTGTTCTGTCTTAGTTGGGAAACAAGCTCACGTGTGTATTTGTCAATATGCCTATGCGATGGGAAATGCAACTTCTCAGCACAAGTGTTCAGCATGGGGTGGTTGTGTTTGGACCTGAATTCGTTGATGTACCAGCCTTCGTCGTTCGTTCGGAGAAGCCTTATCATGGCTTGGCATTGACACCATGTAGACTTTGAATTTGCTTCTTTTGGTTTTCCCTGCAAGAAAATAACCAACCAAAATGCATTTAGATAtgcaacaaacaacatggtaacagACGACACATTAGACAGTGAACACTTGTTTGTAGGACTCATACCGAGCAGCAGCAGATGAACTCCTGCATGCATTTTGCCCCTTTTACATTCATCCTGCTCTTTGCATAGCGAACACCAAATCCACACTCCCAAGAATACAGGTTGTAGAATTCATATGCCTCATTTATCGAGTCAAATGATAGCCCAACGGACGGAGTCACAACAGAATCTGAATCCCTATCTGCAAACCCGGTTAGAGCTTTTTCCAGCGTGGTGACCCTGTCTGCACTTGTTGGTCTTTCGTCTGGCATGACATCCCGCCGTTTCCTGAACCACGGACACAGGCAATCAAATCAGGCCAGCCGGCCGGTATGAGCTAAAACAGAGAAGCAGGAAACAGGGTTTACCTGCTAACCCATCCAACCTTGTCGTCCAGGGCTACATACACATTCTCCGCCCTGCTGGCCTT
It encodes:
- the LOC119303678 gene encoding protein FAR1-RELATED SEQUENCE 5-like isoform X1, with protein sequence MTMCERQWLFFSEMKAQDSEFTYNIQVDDESRIRTLMWTNGRSKTQYHHFGDVITFDPTYKTNLYDMPFGLFVGVNNHFQSVLYAGVLMRDETEDTSKWIFDEFVKMMGGKKPITILIDQARAMEKAIEEVYPESTHRWCKWHVLKKAKENLGAHYTKKSDFRAEFHKLVHEMLTIDEFEDGWAALLDKYSLKTNPYLVQIYETRQKWAKPYFAGKFCARQTSTGRSESANHMLKQYVPPSCSMNLFVKQYNKLQFDREQEEGFQEKRTRLSHAVLKVNTSLEVHASKIYTRRMFEIFGGILYESGMYDVEEIIEKQKYIVTHQRAELCEKWFKCRFEVNVSNNLGYFSCICGLFEHMGMVCCHSL
- the LOC119303678 gene encoding uncharacterized protein LOC119303678 isoform X4, with the translated sequence MEFMLTQCPVSSQSPSFTFPGSGSGASNGCSGPAVSPDSPRFARHPGSLGAVCEVTEDDPSGRFPDLLDTVEAVLRPDASDSEENKASRAENVYVALDDKVGWVSRKRRDVMPDERPTSADRVTTLEKALTGFADRDSDSVVTPSVGLSFDSINEAYEFYNLYSWECGFGVRYAKSRMNVKGAKCMQEFICCCSGKPKEANSKSTWCQCQAMIRLLRTNDEGWYINEFRVENVPFTKRCLRTLCGKLSREQADDDVRKTMAIFFRNESTRQRVHIQHSGR
- the LOC119303678 gene encoding putative protein FAR1-RELATED SEQUENCE 10 isoform X2, with protein sequence MEFMLTQCPVSSQSPSFTFPGSGSGASNGCSGPAVSPDSPRFARHPGSLGAVCEVTEDDPSGRFPDLLDTVEAVLRPDASDSEENKASRAENVYVALDDKVGWVSRKRRDVMPDERPTSADRVTTLEKALTGFADRDSDSVVTPSVGLSFDSINEAYEFYNLYSWECGFGVRYAKSRMNVKGAKCMQEFICCCSGKPKEANSKSTWCQCQAMIRLLRTNDEGWYINEFRSKHNHPMLNTCAEKLHFPSHRHIDKYTRELVSQLRQNNVNLSKVYSIIATFFGRVENVPFTKRCLRTLCGKLSREQADDDVRKTMAIFFRNESTRQRVHIQHSGR
- the LOC119303678 gene encoding putative protein FAR1-RELATED SEQUENCE 10 isoform X3, with protein sequence MESAGTEISFTFPGSGSGASNGCSGPAVSPDSPRFARHPGSLGAVCEVTEDDPSGRFPDLLDTVEAVLRPDASDSEENKASRAENVYVALDDKVGWVSRKRRDVMPDERPTSADRVTTLEKALTGFADRDSDSVVTPSVGLSFDSINEAYEFYNLYSWECGFGVRYAKSRMNVKGAKCMQEFICCCSGKPKEANSKSTWCQCQAMIRLLRTNDEGWYINEFRSKHNHPMLNTCAEKLHFPSHRHIDKYTRELVSQLRQNNVNLSKVYSIIATFFGRVENVPFTKRCLRTLCGKLSREQADDDVRKTMAIFFRNESTRQRVHIQHSGR